A genome region from Candidatus Alcyoniella australis includes the following:
- a CDS encoding AAA family ATPase, which translates to MELDPIIDAKNDSQDAGISAELALQQIADLCKHINGLQVEVSRGGRVFTAFEKSNKSKRGILSIIGESMGDSIISLKVEVLRAPENIRISMGMFCRSLSSLGNKCRVLAPSIWKKTSDYSYCLELQAKAVPLSAVRANALLNELKRIDELAKDLQKQVPAPRSQSDLDKLFEKHSQILQPVYSWNIDSGSEVNRWAEQLCDFMSGSLCIAVASPFETCLEYALSALSKAGEQSGRVFGRCLLPAINAKAIVDIAREAPGTAVVPASRISLGTSPYELGNEMQAMLAALSSANTPVLFTGTYEQLQGVFHGGQGGQSDPLCPVVMRVPEVSLEDLAGFAIWSQSRFAGGIPQSAQARLCQTVISVLREKDPAGQKRFLPAVVGRAVSQWSSGKSCLTESSASFVTSVSALSESLAGLSAKPRVSRAPAVQEHFTRVLTDPGLLCFLQEKLLAQDAALRMLVERLRAEILTRPEHQPVRYCAQGTPATGKSASAVMLADSLNVPYVNIDAASMPDYHTAAAQLLGSGRGIVGSHQSGRLEQAAKHHQGVLLEISDLDHAVPSVRSALADLFLQVLETGEAQSATGAMFSCSNIIFSFTMNLPEGMDEALYRSIGFGERSKQEIAFRVSAEIKRVLSSAFLSRVGTPILFEPLTSEALATIVERAVRSAVRSATEHLQIPIAAVELEPGIGEFLVACMGKGAGAFGARGLLELGRVAASDALLCALNPKTDLAGKKIRVRAGQDGNLVIDPY; encoded by the coding sequence ATGGAACTAGACCCCATCATTGATGCCAAAAACGATTCCCAGGACGCTGGGATCTCCGCTGAACTGGCCCTGCAGCAAATTGCCGACCTATGCAAACACATCAATGGCTTGCAAGTGGAGGTGTCCCGAGGCGGACGGGTATTCACAGCGTTTGAGAAGAGCAACAAGAGCAAGCGAGGAATCCTATCGATTATCGGCGAATCAATGGGCGATTCAATCATCTCGTTGAAGGTTGAAGTGCTCAGGGCGCCCGAGAACATACGAATCTCTATGGGGATGTTTTGCAGATCCCTGTCCTCCCTGGGCAATAAATGCCGCGTGCTCGCCCCTTCAATTTGGAAAAAAACCAGCGACTATTCATATTGCTTGGAGCTCCAGGCCAAGGCGGTTCCCCTTTCAGCCGTCCGGGCGAACGCCCTGCTCAACGAGTTGAAGAGAATCGACGAGTTGGCCAAAGATCTTCAAAAGCAGGTCCCTGCGCCGCGCAGCCAAAGCGACCTGGACAAGCTGTTTGAAAAGCACTCGCAGATCTTGCAGCCGGTCTATTCCTGGAATATCGATTCAGGCTCAGAGGTCAATCGCTGGGCCGAGCAGCTATGCGATTTCATGTCCGGGTCCCTGTGCATCGCCGTAGCCTCGCCGTTTGAGACATGCCTGGAGTACGCCCTCTCAGCCTTATCCAAGGCCGGGGAGCAGTCCGGCCGCGTTTTCGGCCGATGTCTGCTGCCGGCGATCAACGCCAAGGCGATAGTTGATATTGCCAGGGAGGCACCGGGAACCGCTGTGGTGCCAGCGTCACGCATCAGCCTCGGGACAAGCCCCTATGAGCTGGGCAACGAGATGCAGGCCATGTTGGCTGCGCTGTCTTCGGCCAACACGCCGGTGTTGTTTACAGGCACCTATGAACAGCTCCAGGGGGTGTTTCACGGCGGGCAAGGCGGACAAAGCGATCCGCTCTGCCCTGTGGTCATGCGGGTTCCCGAGGTTTCGCTCGAGGATCTCGCTGGTTTTGCAATCTGGTCCCAATCCCGTTTTGCCGGCGGCATTCCGCAATCTGCGCAGGCCAGGCTGTGCCAAACGGTTATAAGCGTGCTGCGGGAAAAAGATCCCGCGGGTCAAAAACGTTTTCTGCCCGCAGTCGTCGGAAGGGCTGTAAGCCAATGGTCGTCAGGAAAAAGCTGCTTAACTGAATCGAGCGCCTCGTTCGTAACATCGGTCAGCGCTCTTTCCGAATCCCTGGCCGGGTTGAGCGCCAAGCCCCGCGTCAGTCGCGCGCCCGCTGTACAGGAGCACTTCACCCGCGTTCTGACCGACCCGGGCCTGCTCTGTTTTTTGCAAGAGAAGCTGCTCGCACAGGATGCGGCTCTACGCATGCTGGTCGAACGATTACGAGCGGAGATCCTGACCCGCCCTGAGCATCAGCCGGTTCGCTATTGCGCACAGGGCACCCCTGCGACCGGAAAATCCGCAAGCGCGGTGATGCTCGCTGATTCGTTGAATGTTCCATACGTCAACATCGATGCGGCGAGCATGCCCGATTACCATACGGCCGCGGCCCAGTTGCTCGGCTCCGGTCGTGGAATAGTGGGCTCACATCAAAGCGGACGGTTGGAGCAGGCTGCCAAGCATCACCAGGGCGTATTGCTCGAGATCAGCGACCTGGACCACGCCGTCCCCTCGGTTCGCAGCGCCCTGGCCGACCTGTTTCTCCAGGTCCTCGAGACGGGCGAGGCCCAAAGCGCGACGGGCGCAATGTTCTCATGCTCGAACATTATCTTCTCCTTTACCATGAACCTGCCCGAGGGCATGGACGAGGCGCTATACAGGTCGATCGGCTTTGGCGAACGCTCCAAGCAGGAGATCGCCTTCCGCGTGTCAGCCGAGATCAAGAGAGTTCTTTCGAGCGCCTTCCTCAGCCGCGTCGGCACGCCGATCCTTTTCGAGCCCCTGACGAGCGAGGCCCTGGCAACCATTGTCGAGCGCGCGGTGCGCTCCGCAGTCCGCTCGGCTACAGAGCATCTTCAGATACCAATTGCAGCCGTTGAACTCGAACCCGGAATCGGGGAGTTCCTCGTGGCGTGCATGGGGAAAGGTGCAGGAGCTTTCGGCGCCCGGGGCCTGTTGGAACTCGGACGCGTCGCGGCATCCGACGCCCTGCTATGCGCGTTAAACCCAAAAACCGATCTGGCAGGGAAAAAAATACGTGTTCGGGCCGGACAAGACGGCAATCTCGTGATCGACCCCTATTGA
- a CDS encoding tetratricopeptide repeat protein, protein MSTTVTAWKARPMFVSSTFRDMQAERDRLRNFVFPLLEERLRERRVHLEPIDLRQGVETSAVPDEAGREMLVLKVCLDEIKRSRPFLFVLLGDRYGWVPPEGRMAAAAQEEGFQADLAGKSVTALEVEFGILKKDAEQKRRSFFFFRDPLPCQDPDFNDEFSPDPAVRSGHAKLEALKTKIATDPELGARVHHYQAGWDGRVILSEEWDKQVVDLIWPDLEEETRALAAQPPPTWEEAERQALAEFVEHRSLGFVGREEITQQLSDVARGDEAQSRLGACITGGPGSGKSALFAHLYSKLTRAQDAQLVLANAAGISARSGSVDAMLRRWIQELADFLNMANPLPEKATEEDVDNTFYSLLSRASQQLRVVVLIDALNQFEQSVRAQHLTWFRPKSWPANARIIASSLSCQPADILARSEGVARLELQPLAERDAEQIARNVWKRYHRQFNNEVYRALCEKRTSDGAAALGNPLWLNLALEQLNLLDADDFSRAEQEFTGSPEERLQAMQVDVARRLPAEVEGLFDWMLARAEKVHGVGWTRAFTAAIALSRFGWRESDLLTLVPSLAPALSPGWAETDYDALRLASLRRAFRGQVVRRGTLEQWDFFHAQMRASVLRRCVDNDLAAKRLHGLIADHLLSLPDDDSLRESETMHHLVEADDQPRAAHFYATVVHANPATETLARQILDATESDSRDAVEWIIGLLVQPGLASVRVAALCNRFQFDLEDALAITGNLVPRLRLLISTRDAGERLATADPSNTGWQRDLSVSHNKLGDVLRAQGDLAGALREYRAALEISERLATADPSNAKRQRDLSISHEKLGNVLRAQGDLAGALREYRADLEISERLATADSSNAGWQRDLSLSHINLGDVLRDQGDLAGALREYRASLQISERLTTTDPSNTGWQRNLSVSHSKLGDVLRDQGDLAGALREYRASLQISERLTAADPSNAGWQRDLYISYWRMAGISENTGQGDAMNLYRKAYEQLSGMKKRGIMQPADEKFLTRLQTKVGGR, encoded by the coding sequence ATGAGTACGACGGTAACTGCCTGGAAAGCCCGTCCGATGTTTGTGAGCTCGACGTTCCGCGACATGCAGGCGGAACGCGATCGTTTGCGCAATTTTGTCTTCCCGCTGCTGGAGGAGCGGCTGCGCGAGCGGCGGGTCCACCTGGAGCCGATCGACCTGCGCCAGGGCGTGGAAACCTCTGCTGTGCCAGACGAGGCCGGCCGCGAGATGCTTGTGCTCAAGGTGTGTCTCGACGAGATCAAGCGTAGCCGCCCGTTTCTGTTCGTGCTGCTCGGCGACCGCTATGGTTGGGTGCCACCGGAAGGCCGCATGGCCGCCGCTGCGCAGGAGGAGGGCTTCCAGGCCGACCTCGCGGGCAAGAGCGTGACTGCGCTGGAGGTCGAGTTCGGCATCCTGAAGAAAGACGCGGAGCAGAAACGCCGGAGCTTCTTCTTCTTCCGCGATCCGCTGCCGTGTCAGGACCCGGACTTCAACGACGAGTTCTCGCCCGATCCAGCCGTGCGCTCCGGACACGCGAAGCTGGAAGCACTGAAGACGAAAATCGCCACCGACCCGGAACTCGGAGCACGCGTTCACCACTACCAAGCGGGGTGGGACGGACGCGTGATTCTTTCGGAGGAATGGGACAAGCAGGTTGTCGACCTGATTTGGCCTGACCTCGAAGAAGAGACGCGGGCCCTGGCCGCGCAGCCGCCGCCGACCTGGGAGGAGGCCGAGCGGCAGGCGCTGGCCGAGTTCGTCGAGCACCGTTCGTTGGGTTTCGTCGGGCGCGAGGAGATAACGCAGCAGTTGTCAGACGTGGCGCGAGGCGACGAGGCGCAATCCCGTCTGGGCGCGTGCATCACGGGCGGGCCGGGCTCGGGCAAGAGCGCGCTGTTCGCGCACCTGTATAGCAAGCTGACCAGGGCCCAGGACGCTCAGCTCGTTCTGGCCAACGCGGCGGGGATCAGTGCGCGCAGCGGCTCCGTGGATGCGATGCTGCGGCGTTGGATTCAGGAACTGGCCGACTTCCTCAATATGGCCAACCCGTTGCCGGAGAAGGCGACGGAAGAGGACGTGGACAATACATTCTATTCGCTGCTGAGCCGGGCTTCCCAGCAACTGCGCGTTGTGGTGCTGATCGACGCGCTCAACCAGTTTGAGCAAAGCGTGCGTGCGCAGCACCTGACCTGGTTCCGACCCAAGTCCTGGCCTGCCAACGCGCGGATTATCGCCTCATCGCTGTCGTGTCAGCCGGCGGACATTCTCGCGCGGTCCGAAGGCGTCGCGCGCTTGGAACTTCAGCCCCTGGCTGAGCGGGATGCCGAGCAGATCGCACGTAACGTGTGGAAACGCTATCACCGGCAGTTCAACAACGAGGTCTATCGGGCACTGTGTGAAAAGCGGACATCGGATGGCGCGGCGGCATTGGGCAATCCGCTCTGGCTCAACCTGGCGCTGGAACAGCTGAACTTGCTCGATGCGGACGACTTCAGCCGAGCGGAGCAGGAGTTCACGGGCTCGCCGGAGGAGCGGTTGCAAGCCATGCAGGTTGACGTGGCGCGCCGCCTGCCGGCCGAGGTCGAGGGGCTGTTCGACTGGATGCTCGCACGCGCGGAGAAGGTCCACGGCGTGGGCTGGACTCGGGCGTTCACGGCGGCGATCGCCCTAAGCCGCTTCGGCTGGCGGGAGAGCGATTTGCTGACACTGGTGCCGAGCCTGGCGCCGGCGCTTTCTCCGGGCTGGGCAGAGACGGACTACGACGCCCTGCGCCTGGCCTCGCTGCGCCGGGCGTTTCGCGGGCAGGTGGTCCGGCGTGGAACGTTGGAGCAGTGGGACTTCTTTCATGCTCAGATGCGGGCGTCGGTCTTACGGCGCTGTGTGGATAATGATTTGGCCGCGAAGAGACTCCACGGTTTGATCGCCGACCATCTGCTCAGCCTGCCTGATGACGACTCGCTGCGCGAGAGCGAGACCATGCACCACCTGGTGGAGGCTGACGATCAGCCTCGCGCGGCACATTTCTATGCAACAGTGGTCCATGCGAATCCGGCGACCGAGACGCTTGCCCGGCAAATATTAGATGCCACGGAGTCCGATTCACGGGATGCAGTGGAGTGGATTATCGGCCTGCTCGTCCAGCCGGGCTTGGCGTCTGTGCGGGTTGCCGCGCTCTGCAATCGTTTTCAGTTCGACCTTGAGGATGCACTGGCTATTACGGGCAATCTAGTGCCCCGACTTCGCTTGCTGATATCTACGCGGGACGCAGGCGAGCGTCTGGCAACGGCCGATCCCAGCAACACCGGCTGGCAGCGGGACCTGTCCGTCAGCCATAACAAGCTGGGCGACGTGCTGCGGGCGCAGGGCGACTTGGCCGGGGCGCTGCGGGAATACCGGGCGGCTTTGGAGATTAGCGAGCGTCTGGCAACGGCCGATCCCAGCAACGCCAAACGGCAGCGGGATCTGTCCATCAGCCATGAAAAACTGGGCAACGTGCTGCGGGCGCAGGGCGATCTGGCCGGGGCGCTGCGGGAATACCGGGCGGATTTGGAGATTAGCGAGCGTCTGGCAACGGCCGATTCCAGCAACGCCGGCTGGCAGCGGGACCTGTCCCTCAGCCATATCAACCTGGGCGACGTGCTGCGGGATCAGGGCGACCTGGCCGGGGCGCTGAGGGAATACCGGGCGAGCTTGCAGATTAGCGAGCGTCTGACCACGACCGATCCCAGCAACACCGGCTGGCAGCGGAACCTGTCCGTCAGCCATAGCAAGCTGGGCGACGTGCTGCGGGATCAGGGCGACCTGGCCGGGGCGCTGAGGGAATACCGGGCGAGCTTGCAGATTAGCGAGCGTCTGACCGCGGCCGATCCCAGCAACGCCGGCTGGCAGCGGGACCTGTACATCAGTTACTGGAGAATGGCTGGTATCAGCGAGAATACGGGACAGGGTGACGCGATGAATTTGTATCGGAAGGCTTACGAGCAATTATCGGGTATGAAAAAGCGCGGCATCATGCAACCGGCGGACGAAAAGTTTCTGACGCGATTGCAAACGAAGGTCGGCGGCAGGTAA
- a CDS encoding sigma 54-interacting transcriptional regulator, with amino-acid sequence MKVRTLKFVAGSDDGVPVVCEDFGQNEVMRIIEENNSDPPALYVVNPDGLAELRRLTRHGYVADLGKQSPPMRRDLFKCFQGCGQIPLIEGKYKSSGRLEQGVTSFLNRVHEIRPGKAGKRPPIYILGTTEAIFNELVIKGKTKDAAAARGGEDDQATLNRILEQMLGECAGVNPEDQERIDELAQVFIGNSIEAQAVRWLALRAAQDDVSVLILGESGTGKEIVANIIHGYSRRGKRQDMLFPLNCAAISPYLFEAILFGQEKIWHDSPARDGILTKANGGTVFLDEIGDLLLDHQTKLLRFLSTGKYLPIGATKERSSDVRIIAATNQDLFRMVLAKEFREDLYYRLLPMLIRTPALRDHAQDIAHLAQHCWRKICQDPSAVLPKDVLSELQMHKWPGNIREMKFILKSMHVMFPGQKLSRKHFRIALQYHYGPQFAPSTTEELLDAGLPWLETIRHLHRVEELVRACKVCVGPLLSASEMSKQTVLAVKGQLGYHLFELERLLESRDLLDNDAMWNLVVQFKERVAELRECLPENERRAGRLWNKETKRAHKKTASMLGKTIERLISGA; translated from the coding sequence ATGAAGGTTCGGACATTGAAATTCGTCGCGGGATCCGACGACGGAGTTCCGGTCGTGTGCGAGGATTTTGGTCAGAACGAGGTGATGAGGATAATTGAGGAGAACAATTCGGACCCGCCCGCGCTCTATGTCGTGAATCCGGACGGCCTGGCAGAGCTTCGCAGATTGACCAGGCACGGCTACGTGGCAGACCTTGGAAAGCAAAGCCCGCCCATGCGCAGGGACCTGTTCAAATGCTTCCAGGGATGCGGGCAAATTCCGCTGATCGAGGGCAAATATAAAAGCTCGGGCAGGCTCGAGCAGGGTGTGACGAGCTTCTTAAATAGAGTCCACGAGATCAGGCCGGGAAAAGCCGGCAAGCGCCCGCCGATCTATATTCTCGGCACCACGGAAGCGATCTTCAACGAGCTGGTGATAAAGGGCAAGACCAAAGATGCGGCGGCCGCCAGGGGCGGCGAGGACGATCAGGCCACGTTAAACCGCATCCTGGAGCAGATGCTCGGAGAATGTGCCGGAGTCAACCCCGAGGATCAAGAGCGGATCGATGAGCTGGCGCAGGTCTTCATCGGCAACTCCATTGAGGCACAGGCCGTGCGCTGGCTGGCGCTGCGCGCGGCCCAGGACGACGTGTCCGTGCTGATTCTCGGGGAGTCGGGAACCGGCAAGGAGATCGTGGCGAACATCATCCATGGCTATAGCCGCCGGGGGAAAAGGCAGGACATGCTTTTTCCCCTGAACTGCGCCGCAATCAGCCCTTATCTGTTTGAGGCGATTCTCTTCGGCCAAGAGAAGATTTGGCATGACTCGCCCGCACGGGACGGCATCTTGACCAAGGCCAACGGCGGCACCGTGTTCCTCGACGAGATCGGCGACCTTTTGCTGGACCACCAGACAAAGCTGCTGCGTTTTTTATCCACCGGCAAATACCTGCCCATCGGCGCGACCAAAGAGCGTTCATCCGACGTGCGGATCATCGCAGCCACCAACCAGGATCTTTTCAGGATGGTGCTGGCCAAGGAGTTCCGCGAAGACCTCTATTACCGCCTACTGCCGATGCTGATCCGCACGCCGGCCCTGCGAGACCATGCCCAGGATATCGCCCACCTAGCCCAGCATTGCTGGAGGAAAATTTGTCAAGATCCCAGCGCTGTCTTGCCAAAAGATGTTCTATCTGAGCTTCAAATGCATAAATGGCCGGGAAATATCAGGGAGATGAAATTTATTCTGAAGAGCATGCACGTGATGTTCCCCGGACAAAAGCTGAGCCGCAAGCACTTTCGGATCGCATTGCAATACCATTACGGCCCGCAATTCGCGCCCAGCACCACGGAGGAGCTGCTCGACGCCGGTCTCCCCTGGCTTGAGACAATACGCCATTTACATCGCGTGGAGGAGCTTGTCCGAGCGTGCAAGGTATGCGTCGGCCCCCTACTCTCAGCCTCCGAAATGAGCAAGCAGACCGTTCTGGCAGTCAAGGGCCAGTTGGGATATCACCTTTTCGAACTGGAGCGCCTGCTGGAATCTCGGGACCTGTTAGATAATGACGCAATGTGGAACCTGGTCGTCCAGTTCAAGGAGAGAGTGGCGGAGTTGAGGGAATGCCTGCCGGAAAACGAGAGAAGGGCCGGGCGACTGTGGAACAAGGAAACAAAACGCGCCCACAAGAAAACCGCGTCGATGCTGGGCAAGACGATCGAGAGGCTGATTTCAGGAGCTTGA
- a CDS encoding integrase core domain-containing protein — translation MLKELFGVVHAPSTVDRYRINKSKPPRDIQRWSTFLKNHASAIWSFDFCVQVTFFFAQIYILVIMELESRRIVYITVTQHPTLDWLKQQIRQATWDESPKFLIHDNDGIFGQLGKPVRVRFNGKTASCRSSLDYWLVHTMNIRGISTPFEAPNANAYCERLIGTLRRECLDHMLIFNERHLICVLSEYRDFYNHERYHQGVKRISVPAEDITQSRNLEGKGALVSLPILNGLHHSYRLAA, via the coding sequence ATGCTGAAAGAGCTTTTCGGTGTTGTGCATGCCCCGAGCACCGTAGACCGATACCGGATCAATAAGTCGAAGCCTCCCCGGGATATCCAGCGATGGAGCACCTTTCTGAAAAACCATGCATCCGCCATCTGGTCCTTCGATTTCTGCGTTCAAGTCACCTTTTTCTTCGCCCAGATTTACATCCTCGTCATCATGGAACTGGAAAGCCGACGGATCGTTTACATTACAGTGACACAACACCCGACCCTGGATTGGTTGAAGCAGCAAATTCGTCAAGCCACCTGGGATGAATCTCCCAAATTTCTTATCCATGATAACGACGGTATCTTTGGTCAGTTGGGGAAGCCTGTTAGGGTCAGATTCAATGGAAAAACCGCTTCCTGCCGCTCTTCGTTGGACTACTGGTTGGTCCATACAATGAATATCCGGGGAATTTCGACTCCATTTGAAGCACCCAACGCGAACGCATATTGCGAACGATTGATCGGTACGCTACGACGGGAATGCCTGGATCACATGCTGATTTTCAATGAGCGGCATCTGATTTGTGTTTTGAGTGAATACCGAGACTTCTACAACCACGAGAGATACCACCAGGGAGTCAAAAGGATTTCCGTGCCAGCCGAGGATATTACCCAAAGCCGGAATCTTGAAGGCAAAGGCGCGCTGGTTTCCCTACCGATCCTGAACGGTCTGCATCACAGCTATCGTTTGGCCGCCTGA
- a CDS encoding GNAT family N-acetyltransferase produces MISKNFEQRLEKCLSLPRERLAGELELRCGYYNQPRGRACLNAFAARAFPGFDFSPWNALGYEFDEYRPYSYFLDDQIVANVSASTMNLVVDGAAVEALQIGTVATIEPLRRRGLIRSLFSEVFADHPAPQGLMMLFANQTSAGFYQQFGFRRVTEHAFQAPAPKFSPPMQSARTLDLKSVADRDLLRDLAQQRAPVSRVLGVQCQSWLLMFHAPVVYPTCLHYIEPLKVVAISTIQGRTLRLIDVIGTEVPSLDAIYPFIGGPQVETVDFEFTPDLMGVENLQVTPLDDSLALVRGPFPIEHEPFGFPATSEA; encoded by the coding sequence ATGATAAGTAAAAATTTCGAGCAACGTCTGGAAAAATGCCTGTCCCTGCCCCGCGAGCGCCTGGCAGGCGAGCTCGAGCTGCGTTGCGGCTACTACAACCAGCCGCGCGGCCGCGCCTGTCTCAACGCCTTTGCGGCCCGCGCCTTCCCGGGGTTTGATTTCAGCCCGTGGAACGCCCTGGGTTATGAATTCGACGAGTACCGGCCCTATTCATACTTTCTCGACGATCAGATCGTGGCCAACGTCTCGGCCTCGACCATGAACCTGGTTGTGGACGGTGCGGCTGTCGAGGCGCTGCAGATCGGCACAGTGGCGACCATCGAGCCGCTGCGCAGGCGCGGACTGATCCGCTCGCTGTTCAGCGAGGTCTTTGCCGATCACCCGGCGCCGCAGGGCCTGATGATGCTGTTCGCCAACCAGACAAGTGCCGGATTCTACCAGCAATTCGGCTTTCGCCGGGTGACCGAGCACGCGTTTCAGGCCCCGGCCCCGAAGTTCTCGCCGCCAATGCAAAGCGCGCGAACGCTGGACCTGAAAAGCGTTGCGGACCGCGACCTGCTGCGTGACCTGGCCCAGCAACGCGCTCCGGTCTCCCGCGTGCTGGGCGTGCAATGCCAAAGCTGGCTGCTGATGTTCCACGCGCCTGTTGTTTACCCCACGTGCCTGCATTACATTGAGCCGCTCAAAGTTGTCGCGATCAGCACGATCCAGGGCCGCACCCTGCGCTTGATCGACGTCATCGGCACGGAAGTTCCGTCGCTGGATGCGATCTACCCGTTTATCGGGGGGCCGCAGGTCGAGACGGTCGATTTCGAGTTCACGCCGGATCTGATGGGCGTCGAGAATCTACAGGTGACGCCCCTGGACGATTCCCTGGCCCTGGTGCGCGGCCCGTTCCCCATTGAGCACGAGCCCTTCGGCTTCCCCGCCACCAGCGAGGCCTAG